In Streptomyces chartreusis, the following proteins share a genomic window:
- a CDS encoding class I SAM-dependent methyltransferase: protein MATLWDLMRDCIPDDHARQVTSRYYVDEVMAAPGAPGVVVDLGCGRGTSAALFRKHDPEMRWIGVDIGDSPEAGQRTAGGDPVVHYDGVHLPLGCGSLPLIYSHQVFEHVARPRELLAEIARVLRPGGRFIGSTSQFEPYHSFSLWNYTPYGFRRLVEEAGLVLEEIRPSLDGVALIMRSYLGRPPEYSRYWDTQSPLNDEIDQWARHGRRRTALVNLRKLTYCGQFAFRVAKPALS, encoded by the coding sequence ATGGCGACCCTCTGGGACCTCATGCGGGACTGCATCCCCGACGACCACGCCCGGCAGGTCACCTCGCGCTACTACGTCGACGAGGTGATGGCCGCCCCCGGCGCGCCCGGGGTGGTGGTCGACCTGGGGTGCGGCCGCGGCACCTCGGCCGCGCTGTTCCGCAAGCACGACCCCGAGATGCGGTGGATCGGCGTCGACATCGGTGACTCGCCGGAGGCCGGGCAGCGCACGGCCGGCGGCGATCCGGTGGTGCACTACGACGGCGTCCATCTGCCCCTCGGCTGCGGGTCGCTGCCGCTGATCTACTCCCACCAGGTCTTCGAGCACGTCGCACGGCCGCGCGAGCTGCTCGCCGAGATCGCCCGGGTGCTGCGGCCCGGCGGCCGCTTCATCGGATCGACGTCGCAGTTCGAGCCGTACCACTCCTTCAGCCTGTGGAACTACACGCCGTACGGGTTCCGCAGGCTGGTCGAGGAGGCGGGGCTGGTGCTGGAGGAGATCCGGCCCTCGCTGGACGGGGTGGCGCTGATCATGCGGAGCTACCTGGGCAGGCCCCCGGAGTACAGCCGGTACTGGGACACGCAGTCGCCGCTGAACGACGAGATCGACCAGTGGGCGCGGCACGGGCGCCGGCGGACGGCGCTGGTGAATCTGCGGAAGCTGACGTACTGCGGCCAGTTCGCGTTCCGGGTGGCCAAGCCGGCGCTCTCCTGA
- a CDS encoding purple acid phosphatase family protein, with translation MRCCFSAHLPALAALSAFPGPCEVLRSGARLAPALLRSASAAVRRVRSWHPDDLTAVNLELVTLTEDTAVITWYTGIPGTDDGLGHPLPAITEGEVVYGTHPARLNRSASEGRATAHHQVELTGLEPGQTYYYQARSRGAAATPTPLHLVRGNAVGTSAFGLGSGGGPYSFTTPQPPPGRHLLSIALCNDLHLGETTAGLVGGIPLLRGVVQQPGRAPYPELMSRALVAEARRRGADLLLAGGDISAGGSAHDLGEARRILDGFGAHGEDYFVVRGNHDRSRDDAFRTTFQGGDGPGYFSRDLGGLRIIGLDTYAKSGNGADAGGLGAEQLAWFQGQLRQQPDQPTLVFGHHPLTVRDSLFPVTRGQCLERRQARALVDAYASAPGVFLHHAGHTHRNKRTVLTRAPHVTHQEVAAAKEYPGGFTLVRIHSGGYALNHFKAGDVAARQWSERSRRVAAGLWPHHALGRSVTDRNSVRAHDLSGVMALAGRE, from the coding sequence ATGCGCTGCTGCTTCTCCGCCCATCTCCCCGCTCTCGCAGCACTGTCGGCCTTCCCCGGCCCCTGCGAGGTGCTGCGCTCCGGTGCGCGCCTCGCTCCCGCCCTGCTGCGTTCGGCCTCCGCTGCCGTACGCCGGGTGCGCTCGTGGCACCCCGACGACCTCACCGCCGTCAATCTGGAACTGGTCACCCTGACCGAGGACACCGCCGTCATCACCTGGTACACCGGCATACCCGGCACCGATGACGGCCTGGGCCACCCCCTGCCCGCGATCACCGAGGGCGAGGTCGTCTACGGCACCCACCCCGCGCGGCTGAACCGCTCCGCCTCCGAGGGCCGGGCGACAGCCCACCACCAGGTCGAACTCACCGGCCTGGAGCCCGGGCAGACGTACTACTACCAGGCTCGTTCAAGGGGCGCTGCCGCGACGCCCACCCCGCTGCACCTGGTGCGCGGCAACGCCGTGGGCACCTCCGCGTTCGGGCTCGGCTCGGGCGGCGGACCGTACTCCTTCACCACCCCGCAGCCCCCGCCCGGCCGGCACCTGCTGTCGATCGCGCTCTGCAACGACCTGCACCTCGGCGAGACCACCGCCGGCCTGGTCGGCGGCATTCCCCTGCTGCGCGGCGTGGTCCAGCAGCCGGGCCGCGCGCCCTACCCGGAGCTGATGAGCCGCGCCCTGGTCGCCGAGGCCCGGCGGCGCGGGGCGGACCTGCTGCTGGCCGGCGGCGACATCTCGGCCGGCGGGTCGGCGCACGACCTCGGCGAGGCCCGCCGGATCCTGGACGGCTTCGGCGCGCACGGCGAGGACTACTTCGTCGTACGCGGCAACCACGACCGGTCCCGGGACGATGCGTTCCGCACGACCTTCCAAGGGGGCGACGGGCCCGGGTACTTCTCCCGTGACCTCGGCGGGCTGCGGATCATCGGCCTCGACACCTACGCCAAGTCCGGCAACGGCGCCGACGCAGGCGGCCTCGGCGCCGAGCAACTGGCCTGGTTCCAGGGGCAGCTGCGGCAGCAGCCGGACCAGCCGACGCTGGTCTTCGGCCACCATCCCCTGACCGTGCGGGACTCCCTCTTCCCGGTGACCCGAGGCCAGTGCCTGGAGCGCCGCCAGGCCCGCGCCCTGGTCGACGCCTACGCCTCAGCGCCCGGCGTCTTCCTCCACCACGCCGGCCACACGCACCGCAACAAGCGGACCGTGCTGACGCGGGCCCCGCACGTGACCCATCAGGAGGTGGCGGCCGCCAAGGAGTACCCGGGCGGCTTCACCCTCGTGCGCATCCACTCCGGCGGCTACGCCCTCAACCACTTCAAGGCCGGCGACGTGGCGGCCCGGCAGTGGAGCGAGCGCAGCCGGCGGGTGGCCGCGGGCCTGTGGCCGCACCACGCGCTGGGCCGCTCGGTCACCGACCGCAACAGCGTGCGGGCGCACGACCTGTCCGGGGTCATGGCGCTCGCGGGCCGTGAATAG
- a CDS encoding DUF1876 domain-containing protein: protein MMHTAVGWHVEMEFMEDGEHTKAVAMVRLPDGTEVRAHGHAARHHTDSNQPRVGEEIAGARALNELAMQMLTKAHGEIDAASGRTSHPIHV from the coding sequence ATGATGCACACCGCAGTGGGATGGCATGTCGAGATGGAGTTCATGGAGGACGGCGAGCACACGAAGGCCGTCGCCATGGTGCGGCTGCCCGACGGGACCGAGGTACGGGCCCACGGGCACGCCGCCCGGCACCACACGGACTCCAATCAGCCACGTGTCGGGGAGGAGATCGCCGGTGCCCGCGCCCTGAACGAACTCGCCATGCAGATGCTCACGAAGGCGCACGGCGAGATCGACGCGGCTTCCGGGCGCACATCGCACCCGATTCACGTGTGA
- a CDS encoding serine hydrolase domain-containing protein yields the protein MDVNGTVAEGFEPVRDAFVRNFETLGERGAALAVYRDGSKVVDLWAGTKDVDGTEPWQRGTAQVVRSATKGVAAAVLLALWQRGRLDLDAPVAEYWPEFKARGKERVLVRHVLNHRAGLPVLDRPLTPQESLDPLRGPEAVAAQTPEWEPGTEHGYHALTYGWMLDGIVRRVTGKGTGEWIADEIAGPLGAELWLGLPAAEEAAGRAGRVGRVEAPEPASGAVLKARPKRSVTDAYQDPDSLTRRAFAAITPFPDQNDPAYRASALPATNGIATADGLARVYAALIGEVDGVRLLDTATVESARAEESSGPDRVLVVNTRFGLGYMLHGTASPLLGPGSFGHPGRGGALGFADPEAGIALGYVTNGFRKTVTADPRAQGLIRALRTSLAG from the coding sequence GTGGACGTGAACGGCACTGTCGCCGAGGGCTTCGAGCCGGTCAGGGACGCGTTCGTCCGGAACTTCGAGACGCTGGGCGAGCGGGGCGCGGCCCTCGCGGTGTACCGGGACGGCAGCAAGGTCGTCGACCTGTGGGCCGGCACGAAGGACGTCGACGGCACCGAGCCCTGGCAGCGGGGCACCGCGCAGGTCGTGCGCTCCGCGACGAAGGGCGTCGCCGCCGCCGTGCTCCTCGCCCTGTGGCAGCGCGGCCGACTGGACCTGGACGCGCCGGTCGCCGAGTACTGGCCGGAGTTCAAGGCCCGCGGCAAGGAGCGGGTGCTGGTCAGGCATGTGCTGAACCACCGGGCCGGGCTGCCGGTGCTGGACCGCCCGCTCACCCCACAGGAGTCGCTGGACCCGCTGCGCGGCCCGGAGGCGGTCGCCGCGCAGACGCCCGAGTGGGAGCCGGGCACCGAGCACGGCTATCACGCGCTGACGTACGGCTGGATGCTCGACGGGATCGTGCGGCGGGTGACCGGCAAGGGCACCGGCGAGTGGATCGCGGACGAGATCGCCGGGCCGCTGGGTGCCGAGCTGTGGCTGGGGCTGCCTGCCGCCGAGGAGGCGGCCGGGCGGGCCGGCCGGGTCGGGCGCGTCGAGGCGCCGGAACCCGCGTCGGGGGCGGTCCTGAAGGCACGTCCGAAGCGTTCGGTCACCGATGCCTACCAGGACCCCGACTCCCTCACCCGCCGGGCCTTCGCCGCGATCACCCCGTTCCCCGACCAGAACGACCCGGCGTACCGGGCGTCGGCGCTGCCCGCGACGAACGGCATCGCCACCGCCGACGGACTGGCCCGCGTCTACGCGGCGCTGATCGGCGAGGTCGACGGCGTACGGCTCCTCGACACGGCGACGGTGGAATCGGCGAGGGCCGAGGAGTCCTCCGGCCCGGACCGCGTCCTGGTCGTGAACACCCGCTTCGGCCTCGGCTACATGCTGCACGGCACCGCGTCGCCCCTGCTGGGCCCGGGCTCCTTCGGCCACCCCGGACGCGGCGGCGCCCTCGGCTTCGCCGACCCGGAGGCGGGAATCGCGCTCGGCTACGTGACGAACGGCTTCCGCAAGACGGTGACGGCGGACCCGAGGGCGCAGGGGTTGATACGGGCGCTGCGGACGTCCCTCGCGGGCTAG
- a CDS encoding organic hydroperoxide resistance protein — protein sequence MTAEDTAVDTRPTKIMYVAEATAHGGRDGYVTSQDGRLELKVAMPPALGGDGNGTNPEQLFAAGYSSCFHNALILVGNREGYDLSGSTVAAKVGIGPNKHRGYGLAVALSVSLPVLDADLAEKLVDAAHDVCPYSNATRGNIDVTILLG from the coding sequence ATGACAGCCGAGGACACCGCCGTCGACACCCGTCCGACGAAGATCATGTACGTCGCCGAGGCCACCGCGCACGGCGGCCGCGACGGCTATGTCACCAGTCAGGACGGCCGGCTCGAACTGAAGGTCGCGATGCCGCCCGCACTCGGGGGCGACGGCAACGGCACCAACCCCGAGCAGCTGTTCGCCGCCGGCTACAGCTCCTGCTTCCACAACGCGCTGATCCTCGTCGGCAACCGCGAGGGCTACGACCTCTCCGGCTCCACGGTCGCCGCGAAGGTCGGCATCGGCCCCAACAAGCACCGCGGCTACGGCCTCGCGGTCGCCCTCAGCGTCTCCCTGCCGGTGCTGGACGCGGACCTCGCGGAGAAGCTGGTGGACGCCGCGCACGACGTCTGCCCGTACTCCAACGCCACCCGGGGGAACATCGACGTCACCATCCTGCTTGGGTAG
- a CDS encoding MarR family winged helix-turn-helix transcriptional regulator encodes MTHQEDAGSLLLDDQLCFALYAAQRAVTAAYRPLLDELGLTYPQYLALLFLWERGETTVKDLAGALRLDYGTVSPLLKRLESAGLVRRERAASDERSVLIACTGRAEELRERAAHVPGSLLAATGLEGPEVARLREELRQLAAKAGAAAERTR; translated from the coding sequence GTGACGCATCAAGAGGACGCCGGGTCGCTGCTCCTGGACGACCAGCTGTGCTTCGCGCTGTACGCCGCCCAGCGCGCGGTGACGGCCGCCTACCGCCCCCTCCTCGACGAGCTGGGCCTGACCTATCCCCAGTACCTGGCCCTGCTGTTCCTGTGGGAGCGCGGCGAGACGACCGTGAAGGACCTGGCCGGTGCGCTGAGGCTCGACTACGGCACGGTGTCGCCGCTGCTGAAGCGGCTGGAGTCGGCGGGCCTGGTCCGCCGGGAGCGCGCGGCGAGCGACGAGCGCTCGGTGCTGATCGCGTGCACGGGGCGCGCCGAGGAGCTGAGGGAACGCGCGGCGCATGTGCCCGGTTCCCTGCTCGCGGCCACGGGCCTTGAGGGCCCGGAGGTCGCGCGGCTGCGCGAGGAGCTGCGGCAGCTGGCGGCGAAGGCCGGAGCGGCGGCCGAGCGCACCCGCTGA
- a CDS encoding energy-coupling factor ABC transporter ATP-binding protein, with translation MDPVSTASLEVSGLAFAYPDGHQALFGVDFCVARGERVALLGPNGAGKTTLVLHLNGILTGGTGTVKVAGLPVGRQHMAEIRRRVGIVFQDPDDQLFMPTVREDVAFGPAAAGLKGAELEERVDRALERVGMAEFKDRPPHHLSFGQRRRVAVATVLAMEPEILVLDEPSSNLDPASRRELADILRSLDVTVLMVTHDLPYALELCPRSLILSEGVIAADGKTGEVLADDELMRAHRLELPFGFDPRSVTMGA, from the coding sequence ATGGACCCTGTGAGTACCGCTTCTCTCGAGGTCTCCGGCCTCGCCTTCGCCTACCCCGACGGCCACCAGGCCCTGTTCGGCGTGGACTTCTGCGTCGCGCGCGGCGAACGGGTCGCGCTGCTCGGCCCGAACGGCGCCGGCAAGACCACCCTCGTGCTGCATCTCAACGGCATCCTGACCGGCGGCACGGGCACGGTGAAGGTCGCCGGACTGCCCGTCGGAAGGCAGCACATGGCGGAGATCCGGCGCCGGGTCGGCATCGTCTTCCAGGACCCGGACGACCAGCTGTTCATGCCGACGGTCCGCGAGGACGTCGCGTTCGGGCCGGCGGCGGCCGGGCTCAAGGGCGCCGAGCTGGAGGAGCGTGTCGACCGGGCGCTGGAGCGGGTGGGCATGGCGGAGTTCAAGGACCGCCCGCCGCACCACCTCTCCTTCGGGCAGCGGCGCCGGGTCGCGGTGGCGACGGTGCTCGCGATGGAGCCGGAGATCCTCGTCCTGGACGAGCCCTCCTCCAACCTCGACCCCGCTTCCCGCCGCGAACTGGCCGACATCCTGCGCTCGTTGGACGTGACGGTCCTGATGGTCACGCACGACCTGCCGTACGCCCTGGAGCTGTGCCCGCGCTCCCTGATCCTGAGCGAGGGCGTGATCGCGGCGGACGGGAAGACCGGTGAAGTCCTCGCGGACGACGAGCTGATGCGCGCCCACCGGCTGGAGCTGCCGTTCGGCTTCGACCCGCGTTCCGTGACAATGGGCGCGTGA
- the cbiQ gene encoding cobalt ECF transporter T component CbiQ, with product MGAGHAHRLYRHGHSPVHGLPPHTKLAATFAFVVVVVSTPREAMWAFGLYAVLLALVAYAARVPAGFLLKRLLIEVPFVAFAVLMPFVAEGERVEVLGMSLSVSGLWGAWNVLAKGTLGVAASVLLASTTELRELLLGLQRLKLPPLLVQIASFMIRYGDVIADEMRRMRIARESRGFEAKGVRHWGVLAKSAGALFIRSYERGERVHLAMVSRGYADSMPVIDEVTASRAQWSYAFALPVAALVVCVLGWTL from the coding sequence ATGGGCGCGGGGCACGCACACCGGCTCTACCGGCACGGGCACTCGCCCGTGCACGGCCTGCCGCCGCACACCAAGCTCGCCGCTACGTTCGCGTTCGTGGTCGTCGTGGTGTCGACGCCGCGGGAGGCGATGTGGGCGTTCGGCCTGTACGCCGTCCTGCTCGCGCTCGTCGCGTACGCCGCGCGGGTGCCGGCCGGGTTTCTGCTCAAGCGGCTGCTGATCGAGGTGCCGTTCGTCGCGTTCGCCGTGCTGATGCCGTTCGTGGCGGAGGGCGAGCGGGTCGAGGTGCTCGGCATGTCGCTGAGCGTCAGCGGGCTGTGGGGCGCCTGGAACGTGCTCGCCAAGGGCACCCTGGGCGTCGCCGCCTCGGTGCTGCTCGCCTCCACCACCGAGCTGCGTGAACTGCTGCTCGGCCTCCAGCGGCTGAAGCTGCCGCCGCTCCTCGTGCAGATCGCGTCCTTCATGATCCGCTACGGCGACGTGATCGCGGACGAGATGCGGCGGATGCGCATTGCGCGGGAGTCGCGCGGCTTCGAGGCGAAGGGCGTGCGCCACTGGGGCGTCCTCGCGAAGTCGGCGGGCGCGCTGTTCATCCGGTCCTACGAGCGCGGCGAGCGGGTGCATCTGGCCATGGTCAGCCGCGGATACGCCGATTCGATGCCGGTGATCGACGAGGTGACCGCGTCCCGGGCACAGTGGTCGTACGCCTTCGCGCTGCCCGTCGCCGCCCTCGTCGTCTGCGTGTTGGGATGGACCCTGTGA
- a CDS encoding energy-coupling factor ABC transporter permease: MHVPDGFIDAPTSAVTGVVAAAAVAVSLRGARRELDERTAPLAGLVAAFIFAVQMLNFPVAAGTSGHLLGGALAAILVGPYTGVLCVSVVLLMQGILFADGGLTALGVNITNMAIVTTVVAYAVFRGLVKVLPRSRRSVTVASFVAALLSVPAAALAFTLMYAVGGTTDVSIGKVAGAMVGVHVLIGIGEATITALTVGAVVAVRPDLVYGARDLRQRLQLRVDGELVDAPAAEPAVPVAARSPRKVWAVGLVTSLVLAGFVSFYASANPDGLEKVAADHGIDKKTEDHSTADSPLADYGVKDITDARLSGGLAGVIGVGVTVVAGSAVFWAVRRRRTDDVSPSSTSTTAGSSA; the protein is encoded by the coding sequence GTGCACGTACCTGACGGATTCATAGACGCCCCCACCTCCGCCGTGACCGGAGTGGTCGCCGCGGCCGCGGTCGCCGTGAGCCTGCGCGGCGCACGCCGTGAGCTCGACGAGCGCACCGCGCCGCTGGCCGGCCTGGTGGCGGCGTTCATCTTCGCCGTACAGATGCTGAACTTCCCCGTCGCCGCGGGGACCAGCGGCCATCTGCTCGGCGGGGCGCTCGCGGCGATCCTTGTCGGCCCCTACACAGGGGTGCTGTGCGTCTCGGTCGTCCTGCTCATGCAGGGCATCCTGTTCGCGGACGGCGGCCTGACCGCCCTCGGCGTGAACATCACCAACATGGCCATCGTCACGACCGTCGTCGCCTACGCCGTCTTCCGCGGCCTGGTGAAGGTGCTGCCCCGCAGCCGCCGTTCGGTCACCGTCGCCTCCTTCGTCGCCGCCCTGCTGTCCGTACCGGCGGCCGCACTCGCCTTCACGCTCATGTACGCGGTCGGCGGCACCACCGACGTCTCCATCGGCAAGGTCGCCGGCGCCATGGTCGGCGTGCACGTCCTGATCGGCATCGGGGAGGCCACGATCACCGCCCTGACCGTCGGCGCCGTCGTCGCCGTACGCCCCGACCTCGTGTACGGCGCCCGCGACCTGCGTCAGCGCCTTCAGCTGCGGGTGGACGGCGAGTTGGTGGACGCGCCCGCCGCCGAGCCGGCCGTCCCGGTCGCCGCGCGTTCCCCGCGCAAGGTGTGGGCCGTCGGCCTCGTCACCTCCCTGGTGCTCGCCGGGTTCGTCAGCTTCTACGCGTCGGCGAACCCCGACGGCCTGGAGAAGGTCGCAGCCGACCACGGCATCGACAAGAAGACCGAGGACCACTCCACCGCCGACTCCCCGCTCGCCGACTACGGCGTCAAGGACATCACCGACGCCCGTCTGTCCGGCGGTCTCGCGGGTGTGATCGGCGTCGGTGTCACGGTGGTCGCGGGCAGTGCGGTGTTCTGGGCGGTGCGCAGGCGCCGTACGGACGACGTCTCGCCGTCGAGCACGAGCACCACCGCGGGTTCGAGCGCCTGA
- a CDS encoding SsgA family sporulation/cell division regulator — MSVVEQYARAHIVTDADSLAVDQDAVPVVLRYDPESDPRSVRLGLPGRESHEWSFSRSLLEQGLRAPAGSGDVRVWPCGRVQAVVEIHSAQGVSVVQFETKALMRFLRRTYLAAEAPVPH, encoded by the coding sequence ATGTCCGTAGTCGAGCAGTACGCGCGAGCCCACATCGTCACGGACGCGGACAGCCTGGCGGTCGACCAGGACGCGGTGCCGGTGGTGCTGCGGTACGACCCGGAGTCCGATCCCCGCTCGGTCCGGCTCGGACTGCCCGGGCGCGAATCCCATGAGTGGAGCTTCTCGCGCTCACTCCTGGAGCAGGGACTGCGCGCCCCCGCGGGGAGCGGGGACGTCCGGGTGTGGCCGTGCGGTCGTGTGCAGGCCGTGGTGGAGATCCACTCCGCGCAGGGGGTGTCGGTGGTGCAGTTCGAGACGAAGGCGTTGATGCGGTTCCTGCGACGGACCTATCTGGCCGCCGAGGCACCCGTACCGCACTGA
- a CDS encoding penicillin-binding transpeptidase domain-containing protein: protein MGNRRRVAERRKTNPAVLGGMIAVVVGGAGFGLYALLGSGAAAENGPESASGQKSKSVKTGPLSATEVTTAARDFLTAWQAGKVTEAAAATDDTTAALALLTGYTKDAHIKDVTLTSGTRAGAKVPFSVKATVSYKGTTKPLTYDSALTVVRREKDGKPLVQWHSAVVHPDLEDGDTLVTGASGTPPVKALDRDGGELTEKEYPSLGSVLDGLREKYGEKAGGKAGVELQVVRGKESKKAELSDKTLLELSEGTPGTVKTTLSPSMQAAAEKQVAAKEKASVVVLRPSTGEILAVANSSHGFNTAFQGSLAPGSTMKVITSSLLIEKDLASVNKEHPCPKYFTYGHWKFQNDDKFEIKGGTFKASFARSCNTAFISQAPELDDDSLTKQAQQVFGLSLNNWSVGVSTFDGAVPVQSQAQMAAELIGQGGVRMNPLNMASVSATVKTGTFRQPYLVSPDVDGRQLAKASRTMSAATLSQLRELMSYTAAYGTAAEAMSGVGGDVGAKTGSAEVDGQKKPNGWFTAYRDDLAAAGVVQSGGHGGDTAGPIVAALLKSGG, encoded by the coding sequence GTGGGCAACAGAAGGCGCGTCGCCGAGCGACGGAAGACCAACCCCGCCGTGCTCGGCGGGATGATCGCCGTCGTCGTCGGCGGCGCCGGGTTCGGTCTCTACGCGCTGCTCGGCAGCGGCGCGGCGGCCGAGAACGGCCCCGAGTCGGCCTCCGGGCAGAAGTCCAAGTCCGTCAAGACCGGGCCGCTCTCGGCGACCGAGGTCACCACCGCGGCCCGTGACTTCCTCACCGCCTGGCAGGCCGGCAAGGTGACCGAGGCCGCCGCCGCCACGGACGACACCACCGCCGCCCTGGCCCTGCTGACGGGCTACACCAAGGACGCCCACATAAAGGACGTCACCCTGACCTCCGGCACCCGCGCCGGCGCGAAGGTCCCCTTCTCCGTGAAGGCCACGGTGTCGTACAAGGGCACCACCAAGCCGCTGACCTACGACAGCGCGCTGACCGTCGTCCGGCGCGAGAAGGACGGCAAGCCGCTGGTCCAGTGGCACTCGGCGGTCGTCCACCCCGACCTCGAGGACGGCGACACCCTGGTCACCGGCGCGTCCGGCACCCCGCCGGTCAAGGCCCTGGACCGGGACGGCGGCGAGCTGACGGAGAAGGAGTACCCGTCACTGGGCTCGGTCCTGGACGGGCTGCGCGAGAAGTACGGCGAGAAGGCCGGCGGCAAGGCGGGCGTCGAGCTCCAGGTGGTCCGGGGCAAGGAGTCCAAGAAGGCCGAGCTGTCCGACAAGACGCTGCTGGAGCTGAGCGAGGGCACGCCGGGCACGGTGAAGACGACGCTCAGCCCGTCGATGCAGGCCGCCGCGGAGAAGCAGGTCGCCGCGAAGGAGAAGGCGTCCGTGGTCGTGCTGCGGCCCTCGACCGGTGAGATCCTCGCGGTCGCGAACTCCTCGCACGGCTTCAACACCGCCTTCCAGGGCTCCCTCGCGCCCGGCTCCACGATGAAGGTCATCACCTCCTCGCTGCTGATCGAGAAGGACCTCGCGTCGGTGAACAAGGAGCACCCCTGCCCGAAGTACTTCACGTACGGGCACTGGAAGTTCCAGAACGACGACAAGTTCGAGATCAAGGGCGGCACCTTCAAGGCGAGCTTCGCCCGCTCCTGCAACACGGCCTTCATCAGCCAGGCGCCCGAGCTGGACGACGACAGCCTCACCAAGCAGGCCCAGCAGGTCTTCGGTCTGTCCCTGAACAACTGGTCCGTCGGCGTCTCCACCTTCGACGGGGCCGTCCCGGTGCAGTCGCAGGCGCAGATGGCGGCCGAACTCATCGGCCAGGGCGGGGTGCGGATGAACCCGCTGAACATGGCGTCGGTGTCGGCGACCGTGAAGACGGGCACGTTCAGGCAGCCGTACCTGGTCTCCCCCGACGTCGACGGGCGTCAGCTCGCGAAGGCGTCGCGCACCATGTCCGCGGCCACGCTGTCCCAGCTGCGCGAACTGATGTCGTACACGGCGGCCTACGGCACGGCGGCGGAGGCGATGTCCGGGGTCGGCGGTGACGTCGGCGCCAAGACCGGCTCGGCGGAGGTCGACGGCCAGAAGAAGCCGAACGGCTGGTTCACCGCGTACCGCGACGACCTGGCGGCGGCGGGCGTCGTCCAGTCGGGCGGCCACGGCGGCGACACCGCGGGCCCGATCGTGGCGGCACTGCTGAAGTCGGGCGGCTGA